From Plasmodium chabaudi chabaudi strain AS genome assembly, chromosome: 12, the proteins below share one genomic window:
- a CDS encoding cysteine--tRNA ligase, putative (term=annotation;date=20120718;qualifier=removed_product=cysteinyl-tRNA synthetase, putative;qualifier=added_product=cysteine--trna ligase, putative;qualifier=added_ec_number=6.1.1.16;curatorName=ucb@sanger.ac.uk;~pfam_scan;Pfam:PF01406.15; E()=2.2E-125;score=417.8;query 123-424;description=tRNA-synt_1e;~iprscan;InterPro:IPR032678 : tRNA synthetases class I, catalytic domain;Pfam:PF01406; score=2.3E-125;query 123-424;description=tRNA synthetases class I, catalytic domain;~iprscan;InterPro:IPR015803 : Cysteinyl-tRNA synthetase, class Ia, N-terminal;TIGR_TIGRFAMS:TIGR00435; score=1.1E-137;query 109-636;description=Cysteine-tRNA ligase;~iprscan;InterPro:IPR009080 : Aminoacyl-tRNA synthetase, class 1a, anticodon-binding;Superfamily:SSF47323; score=1.44E-12;query 462-636;description=Aminoacyl-tRNA synthetase, class Ia, anticodon-binding;~iprscan;Superfamily:SSF52374; score=2.44E-80;query 112-426;description=null;~iprscan;InterPro:IPR024909 : Cysteinyl-tRNA synthetase/mycothiol ligase;PRINTS:PR00983; score=3.2E-28;query 309-327;description=Cysteinyl-tRNA synthetase/mycothiol ligase;~iprscan;InterPro:IPR024909 : Cysteinyl-tRNA synthetase/mycothiol ligase;PRINTS:PR00983; score=3.2E-28;query 340-361;description=Cysteinyl-tRNA synthetase/mycothiol ligase;~iprscan;InterPro:IPR024909 : Cysteinyl-tRNA synthetase/mycothiol ligase;PRINTS:PR00983; score=3.2E-28;query 132-143;description=Cysteinyl-tRNA synthetase/mycothiol ligase;~iprscan;InterPro:IPR024909 : Cysteinyl-tRNA synthetase/mycothiol ligase;PRINTS:PR00983; score=3.2E-28;query 169-178;description=Cysteinyl-tRNA synthetase/mycothiol ligase), with amino-acid sequence MKLFKFLCLTLFSILYRKTLFCSSININSYYNRKNKTTNRISLINQFNIKGKFPQKGMLFIPKYMHGKNNFVKNKYVLVKKLFHSNMEANSNLPKWTMPSKENKTITNLMVNNSLTHSKVEFVPQEGNTIKWYACGPTVYDAAHLGHARTYVSFDIIRRILTNYFKYDVFMVINITDIDDKIIKRSEEEKVNFTELARKWEYEFWEDMKNLNVLLPTSITRVSEYVNEIIKFIEKIIENKYAYVSSEGSVYFDIDAFKKNPNHFYARMEPMSVKDETKILEGEGDLGVISKNKKNSYDFALWKSSKPNEPSWDSPWGKGRPGWHIECSTMASNILGKVLDIHSGGVDLRFPHHDNELAQSEAFFDHSQWVNYFLHSGHLHIEGLKMSKSLKNFITIKNMLKKYTSNQIRILFLLNKWDSFMNYSPNGEGMTQCIEIDKFFTNFFALINMKIKNFDLNNCDLYWNDTDNKLNNTFRQTKTNIHNFFLDNFNTPEALVAIQKLITEINIYLQNGKVQIGLLLELKHYINFIMNTFGLFYDQAQKAKPNNFDNLLHVLGSYRSNIRTILQKNAKLIRKASKEIKIDSSDPATVENNNKINDFIKEIKTNNEDLLKECDLLRDQHLLNMGILIDDRPNNEFVIKVLDENQLQQEKEKRECDLNKKKNTDQKK; translated from the exons atgaaattgtttaaatttttatgtttaacgcttttttcgattttatatagaaaaacgttattttgttcttccataaatattaatagttACTATAataggaaaaataaaacaacaaACAGAATATCCCTTATAAATCagtttaatataaaagggAAATTTCCACAAAAGGGAATGTTATTTATTCCAAAATACATGCACGGCAagaataattttgttaaaa acAAATACGTAttagttaaaaaattatttcattcaAACATGGAAGCAAACAGCAATTTACCAAAATGGACTATGCCATCcaaggaaaataaaacaattacCAATTTGATGGTGAATAATTCATTGACTCATAGCAAAGTCGAATTTGTTCCACAA GAAGGAAACACCATAAAATGGTATGCATGTGGACCGACAGTTTATGACGCAGCCCACCTTGGACATGCAAGGACATATGTGAGTTTCGATATAATTAGAAGAATATTGACAAACTATTTTAAGTACGATGTATTTATggttataaatataaccGATATCGATGataagataataaaaagaagtGAAGAAGAGAAAGTAAATTTTACTGAATTAGCTAGAAAATGGGAATATGAATTTTGGGAagatatgaaaaatttgaatGTTTTATTACCAACATCAATAACTAGAGTTAGTGAATAtgtaaatgaaataataaaatttatagaaaaaataattgaaaataaatatgcatatgtaagTAGTGAAGGTAGtgtatattttgatatagatgcatttaaaaaaaatcctaatcatttttatgcACGTATGGAACCAATGTCTGTTAAAGatgaaacaaaaatattagaaGGGGAAGGAGATTTAGGAgttatatcaaaaaataaaaaaaattcttaCGATTTTGCTTTATGGAAATCATCAAAGCCTAATGAGCCATCTTGGGATTCCCCATGGGGCAAAGGTAGACCAGGTTGGCATATTGAATGTTCAACTATGGCTAGTAACATATTAGGAAAGGTATTAGATATTCATAGTGGAGGTGTCGATTTAAGATTTCCACATCATGATAATGAATTAGCACAAAGTGAAGCTTTCTTTGATCATAGTCAATGggtaaattattttttacactcTGGTCATTTGCATATTGAAGGATTAAAAATGTCAAAATctttgaaaaattttataacaataaaaaatatgttaaaaaaatatacatcgAATCAAATAcgtatattatttcttcttAACAAATGGGATAGTTTTATGAATTATAGTCCAAATGGAGAAGGAATGACACAATGTATAGaaattgataaattttttacaaatttctttgctttaattaatatgaaaataaaaaattttgatttaaataattgtgATCTTTATTGGAATGATAcagataataaattaaacaaCACATTTAGACAAACCAAAActaatattcataatttttttctcgaTAATTTTAACACTCCAGAAGCTTTAGTAGCTATTCAAAAGTTAATTACagaaattaatatttatttacaaaatggAAAAGTACAAATAGGATTATTACTAGAATTGAagcattatataaattttattatgaacaCATTTGGTTTATTCTATGATCAAGCACAAAAAGCAAAACCAAATAATTTCGATAACCTTTTACATGTCCTTGGTTCATATAGAAGTAATATAAGAACAATTTTACAAAAGAATGCAAAACTAATTAGGAAGGCATCCAAGGAAATTAAAATCGATTCTTCAGATCCCGCTACCGTCGagaataataacaaaattaatgactttataaaagaaattaaaacaaataatgaagaCTTATTAAAAGAATGTGATCTACTAAGAGATCAACACCTTCTTAACATGGGCATACTAATTGATGACCGTCCAAATAATGAGTTTGTCATTAAAGTATTAGACGAAAATCAATTACAACaagaaaaggaaaagaGAGAATGTGatttaaacaaaaagaaaaatacagatcaaaagaaataa
- a CDS encoding methionine aminopeptidase 1b, putative (pfam_scan;Pfam:PF00557.20; E()=5.0E-45;score=153.6;query 215-444;description=Peptidase_M24;~pfam_scan;Pfam:PF15801.1; E()=2.4E-14;score=53.2;query 66-108;description=zf-C6H2;~iprscan;InterPro:IPR002467 : Peptidase M24A, methionine aminopeptidase, subfamily 1;TIGR_TIGRFAMS:TIGR00500; score=1.6E-90;query 206-453;description=Peptidase M24A, methionine aminopeptidase, subfamily 1;~iprscan;InterPro:IPR002467 : Peptidase M24A, methionine aminopeptidase, subfamily 1;Prosite:PS00680; score=1.0;query 370-388;description=Peptidase M24A, methionine aminopeptidase, subfamily 1;~iprscan;InterPro:IPR000994 : Peptidase M24, catalytic core;Pfam:PF00557; score=3.0E-45;query 215-443;description=Peptidase M24;~iprscan;InterPro:IPR031615 : MYND-like zinc finger, mRNA-binding;Pfam:PF15801; score=2.6E-14;query 66-108;description=MYND-like zinc finger, mRNA-binding;~iprscan;InterPro:IPR036005 : Creatinase/aminopeptidase-like;Superfamily:SSF55920; scor e=4.45E-86;query 160-452;description=Creatinase/aminopeptidase-like;~iprscan;InterPro:IPR001714 : Peptidase M24, methionine aminopeptidase;PRINTS:PR00599; score=1.1E-19;query 395-407;description=Peptidase M24, methionine aminopeptidase;~iprscan;InterPro:IPR001714 : Peptidase M24, methionine aminopeptidase;PRINTS:PR00599; score=1.1E-19;query 364-376;description=Peptidase M24, methionine aminopeptidase;~iprscan;InterPro:IPR001714 : Peptidase M24, methionine aminopeptidase;PRINTS:PR00599; score=1.1E-19;query 293-309;description=Peptidase M24, methionine aminopeptidase;~iprscan;InterPro:IPR001714 : Peptidase M24, methionine aminopeptidase;PRINTS:PR00599; score=1.1E-19;query 271-284;description=Peptidase M24, methionine aminopeptidase), with protein MSDNTKQCDSNSNKDCNNVSKSSDAKKKEELESKKCNNTHENSTSFKREDESAGIEKARENNLVCKGCGENLTKKLSCPVCLKNKINSYFCSQECFKRSWKEHSKMHPSEKENNEKEADKESKKVEKNNYTEVTKELLPQNYDPTNRKYWIYDSHLRNFLSFNFSGNIRPWPISKMNYVPDHIDKPDYAITSIPTSELKYKKKSDIYVNNSDEIERIKEACILGRKTLDYAHSLVSPGVTTDEIDKKVHDFIIKNNAYPSPLNYYEFPKSCCTSVNEIVCHGIPDYRPLKNGDIINIDISVYYKGVHADLNETYFVGENISNEAKQLVETCYFSLMEAIKKCKPGMLYKNLGNIIDAYVSKKHFSVVRTYSGHGVGKLFHSNPTIPHFRKNKAVGIMKPGHVFTIEPMINEGHYADVLWPDKWTSATADGKLSAQFEHTLLVTQTGVEILTKRLPDSPSLGFDTKDDLYII; from the coding sequence ATGTCTGATAATACGAAGCAGTGTGATAGTAATAGCAATAAGGACTGCAACAATGTAAGCAAGTCAAGTGATGCAAAAAAGAAGGAAGAATTAGAAAGCAAAAAATGTAACAACACTCATGAAAATTCCACATCATTTAAAAGAGAAGATGAAAGTGCTGGAATAGAAAAAGCGCGTGAGAATAATTTAGTATGTAAAGGATGTGGGGAAAATCTAACGAAAAAATTGAGTTGCCCTGtatgtttaaaaaacaaaataaacagCTATTTTTGTAGCCAAGAATGTTTTAAACGCTCTTGGAAAGAACATTCTAAAATGCATCCAAgtgaaaaggaaaataatgaaaaagaagcAGATAAAGAATCAAaaaaagttgaaaaaaataattatacagAAGTAACAAAAGAATTATTGCCCCAAAATTATGACCCTACtaatagaaaatattgGATTTATGATAGCCATTTaagaaattttttaagttttaaTTTTAGTGGAAATATAAGACCATGGCCTATATCCAAAATGAATTATGTACCTGATCATATTGACAAACCAGATTATGCCATTACTTCAATACCTACATCCGaattgaaatataaaaaaaaaagtgatatatatgtaaataatagtGATGAAATTGAACGAATAAAAGAAGCATGTATATTAGGTAGGAAAACTTTAGATTATGCACATTCATTAGTTAGTCCAGGAGTAACAACGGATGAGATAGATAAAAAAGTTCatgattttataattaaaaataatgcataCCCATCTccattaaattattatgaatttCCAAAATCATGTTGTACATCAGTAAATGAAATAGTATGTCATGGTATACCAGATTATAGACCCTTAAAAAACGgggatattataaatatagatataagtgtatattataaaggTGTGCATGCCGATTTAAATgaaacatattttgttgGTGAAAACATATCAAACGAAGCTAAACAACTTGTAGAAACttgttatttttcattaatggaagcaattaaaaaatgtaaacctggtatgttatataaaaatcttGGAAATATTATAGATGCTTATGTATcgaaaaaacatttttcagTTGTTCGTACATATTCAGGGCATGGGGtaggaaaattatttcattcaAATCCAACTATACCtcattttagaaaaaataaagcagTAGGAATAATGAAACCAGGTCATGTATTTACAATTGAACCTATGATTAATGAAGGTCATTATGCAGATGTTTTATGGCCAGATAAATGGACAAGTGCAACTGCTGATGGAAAATTATCAGCACAATTCGAGCACACCTTGTTAGTTACTCAAACTGGAGTtgaaatattaacaaaaagaCTTCCCGATTCCCCAAGCCTAGGATTTGACACAAAGGATGACCTATACATTATATga
- a CDS encoding conserved Plasmodium protein, unknown function (pfam_scan;Pfam:PF08585.8; E()=5.9E-7;score=29.2;query 59-238;description=RMI1_N;~iprscan;InterPro:IPR013894 : Region of unknown function DUF1767;Pfam:PF08585; score=9.5E-8;query 131-236;description=RecQ mediated genome instability protein, N-terminal), producing the protein MKRLIEKNVIKINYNTFVNQYKKAFKCEKDIIDEELYEHFIINPFTYSRPFGCLLPNYNNTETYYLNGINIFEVVDYVSINERLYKVENSGDNEDDSDQNDENLNLPDNSENEDMIDYSNSEEEYGNGSKKGKKKKKSNKNNENVKNKGYQKGTNRNINNNNNTTQAKKNNNKYRRIFRFLLFDGKYFIYAYEYEYNEIFNYLETNKYKYPKIILYNNPVIRRKVILLKKNQVIILFKGNTTIEQNSSSIKDEEECYDIVDINQKSYFNYNNKQEELIPISTKHESNSYNWSGNYNMPNQNKHYNDDPNYLNKENNVRHFYYEDDNFKNTYTNLGTTKDEKNYNYLYKDNNSKGHTHFPLQENNNNSDKYEHFKSYTPLKQGSNFNDNVYNKNFTQTNSPNNNPNRIWINNQSNINKDSFHTNNSNNNNQLIDLTEGFFSSKFFQKSPDISNTCDDVIILDD; encoded by the coding sequence atgaAAAGGTTAATTGAAAAGAatgtaattaaaataaattataatacttttgtaaatcaatataaaaaagcttttaaatgtgaaaaagatataattgATGAAGAACTATATgaacattttattataaaccCTTTTACTTACTCTAGACCATTTGGCTGTTTACTTCCTAATTATAACAACACAGAAAcgtattatttaaatggaataaacatttttgaaGTAGTAGATTATGTTAGCATAAATGAACGATTGTATAAAGTTGAAAATTCGGGAGATAATGAAGATGATAGTGATCAAAATGACGAAAATTTGAACCTTCCCGATAATTCAGAAAATGAAGATATGATAGACTATAGTAATAGTGAAGAGGAATATGGAAATGGAagtaaaaaaggaaaaaaaaaaaaaaaatctaacaaaaataatgaaaatgtaaaaaacaAGGGATACCAAAAAGGAACCAATCGAAACATAAACAATAACAACAACACTACacaagcaaaaaaaaataataataaatatcgaaggatttttcgttttttattatttgatggtaaatattttatttatgcttATGAATAcgaatataatgaaatttttaattatcttgagacaaataaatataaatatccaaaaattattttatataataacccAGTTATTAGACGTAaagtaatattattaaaaaaaaatcaagtgataattttatttaaaggGAATACAACAATAGAACAAAATAGTTCAAGCATAAAAGATGAAGAAGAATGCTATGATATAGTTGACATTAATCAAAAaagttattttaattataataataaacaagaGGAACTTATTCCTATTTCTACAAAACATGAATCAAATAGTTATAACTGGTCTGGCAATTATAATATGCCTAATCAAAATAAGCATTATAATGATGAtccaaattatttaaacaaagaaaataatgtaagacatttttattacgaagatgacaattttaaaaatacatataccAATTTAGGCACTActaaagatgaaaaaaattataattatcttTATAAGGATAACAATTCAAAAGGCCATACTCATTTCCCACTTCAggaaaataacaataacaGTGATAAATACGaacattttaaaagttATACACCCCTAAAACAGGGATCCAACTTTAATgataatgtatataataaaaactttACTCAAACAAATTCaccaaataataatccAAACCGAATATGGATAAATAATCAATCTAACATAAATAAGGATAGCTTTCatacaaataattcaaataataataatcaacTAATAGATTTAACAGAgggttttttttcatcgaaattttttcaaaaatcaCCGGATATAAGTAACACATGTGAtgatgttattattttggatgattaa
- a CDS encoding nucleotidyltransferase, putative (term=annotation;date=20181201;qualifier=removed_product=conserved Plasmodium protein, unknown function;qualifier=added_product=nucleotidyltransferase, putative;curatorName=ucb@sanger.ac.uk;~;query 514-514;GPI_cleavage_site_score=0.152;~iprscan;Superfamily:SSF81301; score=3.38E-30;query 182-323;description=null;~iprscan;Superfamily:SSF81631; score=4.71E-31;query 328-523;description=null) — MNVKFLSMISKIIKKNKKIYNLSYCSNLSSFPIFQFPVVENLKIAHQFSTIKNQYISHDEINKKIQLTNFKVAKDLSDNTINSDESDDEIYMLERDNANKEYYRKVEDENYDYTKISQEKERDSTTNSFLHKNSSDKNRASDSGANIPYTTSNSEYSEIKHVLNQCIAQHEQLYYSKECNKANTLNEELSKLEVALRPSQNDINNIKMFLKFLQNEIDKQYKNCHVTPFGSVINGFWMKNSDIDICIQIPILLNRKDQINFLKKICLILNNYHNGIIEQRFSAKVPIIHFYCDDHKNSFQLSCDISVNNILAVINSKLIQKYVSIDKRLQLMGIALKYWSKNRNINDRSKGFLSSFSLILMIIHFLQYVMEPKILVSLQDISIRRNEKSFYVMGVDCKYCQDDAIIREELKKMNIQNGVNSDNKNYDHASHIDISTLMLEFFKFYGYKYKSGIIAIRDINNYYDNFTSLKSYESYYLFVDNPFEIGKNVANILPQNYKTIIYEMKRAYKILKNNGTWEDVCKSTDNLIYS; from the coding sequence atgaaTGTTAAGTTTTTGTCGATgatttcaaaaataataaaaaaaaataaaaaaatatataatttaagtTATTGTTCAAATTTAAGCAGTTTCCCAATATTCCAATTTCCTGTTGTagaaaatttgaaaattgCACACCAGTTTAGtactataaaaaatcagTATATAAGCcatgatgaaataaataaaaaaatacaattaaCAAACTTTAAGGTTGCTAAGGATCTCTCTGATAATACTATTAATAGTGATGAGTCAGAcgatgaaatatatatgctagAACGAGACAATGCCAATAAAGAGTATTATAGAAAAGTTGAAgatgaaaattatgattaCACCAAAATAAGTCAGGAAAAAGAAAGGGATAGTACCACAAATAGTTtcttacataaaaatagtagtGATAAGAATAGGGCATCCGATTCTGGGGCCAATATACCTTATACTACTTCTAATAGTGAATACTCTGAAATAAAACACGTTCTCAACCAATGTATAGCACAGCATGaacaattatattatagtaAAGAATGCAATAAAGCAAACACTTTAAATGAAGAATTAAGCAAATTAGAGGTAGCACTAAGACCATCTCAAAATGatattaacaatataaaaatgtttttaaaatttttgcaaaatgaaattgataaacaatataaaaattgtcatGTTACTCCATTTGGTTCAGTTATAAATGGTTTTTGGATGAAGAATAGTGATATagatatatgcatacaaatTCCAATTCTTCTTAATAGAAAAGATcagataaattttttaaaaaaaatatgtttaatattaaataattatcataatGGAATAATTGAACAAAGATTTTCAGCAAAAGTGCccataatacatttttattgtgatgatcataaaaattcatttcAACTATCATGTGATATTTcagtaaataatattttagcAGTAATTAATTCAAAattaattcaaaaatatgtaagTATAGATAAAAGATTACAATTAATGGGAATAGCTTTAAAATATTGGTCAAAAAAcagaaatataaatgatagaTCAAAAGGATTTTTGTCATCcttttcattaattttaatgataattcattttttacaatatgTTATGGAACCAAAAATATTAGTTTCACTTCAAGATATATCAATCagaagaaatgaaaaatcgTTTTATGTTATGGGTGTTGATTGCAAATATTGTCAAGACGACGCTATTATAAGAGAagaactaaaaaaaatgaatatccAAAATGGTGTAAATAgcgataataaaaattatgaccATGCTAGCCATATAGACATTTCAACCTTAATGCtagaattttttaagttttatggctataaatataaaagtgGTATAATAGCTATACGggacataaataattattatgacAACTTTACATCATTGAAAAGTTATGAATCGTATTACCTTTTTGTTGATAACCCATTCGAAATAGGAAAAAATGTTGCTAATATTTTAcctcaaaattataaaacaattatatatgaaatgaaaagagcatataaaattttaaaaaacaacGGAACATGGGAGGATGTGTGTAAATCGACAGACAACCTAATTTATTCCTAG